A single genomic interval of Devosia oryziradicis harbors:
- a CDS encoding transglutaminase-like cysteine peptidase has protein sequence MHANKKGLGAALMAAIMALAATVSPTQALDTTNVAFVQTAGGTTSIPVGHAEFCKSRPDECRAYAHPVEFVSLNEGLWQQLLSINAGVNLAVTPVTDQDLYQVAEFWTYPNGFGDCEDYALAKRRELINAGWPASTLLMAVVKQANGEGHAVLMVRTDRGDLVLDNQVGSVDLWSQTPYKFIKRQSQANAGQWVDMIDTRDVVTATAAIN, from the coding sequence ATGCATGCCAACAAGAAAGGACTGGGAGCCGCGCTCATGGCCGCCATCATGGCGCTTGCCGCGACCGTCAGTCCGACCCAGGCACTCGACACCACCAACGTCGCCTTCGTGCAGACGGCCGGTGGCACGACCAGCATCCCGGTGGGCCACGCCGAGTTCTGCAAGAGCCGCCCGGACGAATGCCGCGCCTATGCTCACCCCGTCGAATTCGTGTCGCTGAACGAGGGCCTGTGGCAGCAGCTGCTGTCGATCAATGCCGGCGTGAACCTGGCCGTGACCCCGGTTACCGACCAGGACCTCTATCAGGTCGCCGAATTCTGGACCTATCCAAACGGTTTCGGCGACTGCGAGGACTATGCCCTGGCCAAGCGCCGTGAACTGATCAATGCCGGCTGGCCCGCCTCGACGCTGCTGATGGCCGTGGTCAAGCAAGCCAATGGCGAAGGCCATGCCGTCCTGATGGTGCGGACCGATCGCGGCGACCTCGTCCTCGACAACCAGGTCGGCTCGGTCGATCTGTGGAGCCAGACCCCCTACAAGTTCATCAAGCGCCAGTCGCAGGCCAATGCCGGCCAGTGGGTCGACATGATCGATACGCGCGACGTCGTCACCGCCACCGCCGCCATCAACTAG
- the cysE gene encoding serine O-acetyltransferase: MPTSVRKSAEIKSMDPVWEAVRAGARQIVAAEPSLSNMAISAILNHDTFEQALAHRLAARLDHDDVSADLIRQAFAETLVDAPEIGEYARVDLAATLERDPACHRAVEPLLFFKGYQAIQTHRFAHALFKAGRRDFALYLQSRSSQVFQVDINPAVPMGKGIMLDHGTGLVIGETATVGDNVSMLQNVTLGGTGKSDQDRHPKIGNGVLIGAGAKVLGNIIIGDCSRIGAGSVVLKEVPPRVTVAGVPAKVIGAAGCAQPALVMDQMVLVYDHSAPAEAISSAS; this comes from the coding sequence ATGCCTACCAGCGTCAGAAAATCGGCGGAGATCAAGTCGATGGACCCGGTATGGGAAGCCGTGCGCGCCGGCGCGCGGCAGATCGTGGCTGCAGAGCCTTCGCTGTCGAACATGGCTATTTCGGCGATTCTCAACCACGACACTTTTGAACAGGCACTGGCGCACCGCCTCGCCGCGCGCCTGGATCATGACGACGTTTCGGCGGACCTGATCCGCCAGGCCTTTGCCGAAACCCTGGTCGATGCGCCCGAGATCGGCGAATATGCGCGCGTGGATCTTGCCGCTACGCTGGAGCGCGATCCCGCCTGCCACCGGGCCGTCGAGCCCTTGTTGTTCTTCAAGGGTTACCAGGCGATCCAGACGCATCGGTTCGCCCATGCGCTGTTCAAGGCAGGACGCCGCGATTTCGCACTCTACCTGCAGAGCCGTTCGAGCCAGGTTTTCCAGGTCGACATCAACCCCGCCGTGCCCATGGGCAAGGGCATCATGCTCGACCATGGCACGGGCCTGGTCATCGGCGAGACGGCCACGGTGGGCGACAACGTCTCGATGCTGCAGAACGTGACGCTGGGCGGCACCGGCAAGTCTGACCAGGACCGCCATCCCAAGATCGGCAATGGCGTGCTGATCGGAGCGGGGGCGAAGGTCCTGGGCAATATCATTATCGGCGACTGCTCGCGCATCGGCGCCGGTTCGGTCGTGCTCAAGGAAGTTCCACCAAGGGTTACCGTTGCCGGCGTTCCGGCCAAAGTCATCGGGGCGGCCGGATGTGCACAGCCTGCGCTGGTAATGGATCAGATGGTGCTGGTGTATGACCATTCCGCGCCGGCCGAGGCCATTTCCAGCGCTTCGTGA
- a CDS encoding PilZ domain-containing protein gives MLSDDLNSPQFIAPSRTRAEPNKFQRVKVSVLGRYMLADRREFPCQILEMSPGDALVIAPVAGEAGEKVIAYVDLVGRIEGTVQASVEGGFLMDISASPRKRDKMAAQLTWLANKDVLNLPEDRRHERVVPDIRHSTVVLDDGRRYNCKIIDISLSGAAVELDVRPAMGTPVTLGRMRARVVRHFQNGVAVEFASAQEMLTVIQQNLRMN, from the coding sequence ATGCTCAGCGACGATCTCAACTCACCGCAGTTCATCGCCCCGTCGCGCACGCGCGCCGAGCCGAACAAGTTCCAGCGCGTGAAAGTATCCGTGCTCGGCCGCTATATGCTGGCCGACCGTCGCGAATTCCCGTGCCAGATCCTCGAAATGTCCCCCGGCGACGCACTGGTCATTGCCCCGGTTGCCGGTGAGGCGGGCGAGAAAGTCATCGCCTATGTCGATCTCGTCGGCCGCATCGAGGGCACGGTCCAGGCCTCTGTCGAGGGCGGTTTCCTCATGGACATCTCCGCTTCGCCGCGCAAGCGCGACAAGATGGCCGCGCAACTGACCTGGCTGGCCAATAAGGACGTCCTCAACCTGCCCGAGGATCGCCGGCACGAACGCGTCGTGCCCGATATCCGGCACTCCACCGTCGTGCTCGACGATGGCCGCCGCTACAACTGCAAAATCATCGATATCTCGCTCTCCGGCGCCGCCGTGGAGCTCGATGTGCGTCCAGCCATGGGCACCCCGGTCACCCTGGGTCGCATGCGCGCGCGCGTCGTCCGCCATTTCCAGAACGGGGTCGCCGTCGAATTTGCCTCGGCCCAGGAAATGTTGACGGTCATCCAGCAAAATCTCCGCATGAACTGA
- a CDS encoding DUF3126 family protein, with the protein MNHPEIIKLQKFLQVKFNNRNIDVRPRAKLNDSVEVFIGDESIGLIHVDDEDGDKSYIFNMSILDIDLDEVG; encoded by the coding sequence GTGAACCACCCTGAAATCATCAAGCTGCAGAAGTTCCTGCAAGTGAAGTTCAACAACAGGAACATCGACGTGCGGCCACGCGCCAAGCTCAACGATTCCGTCGAGGTGTTCATCGGCGATGAATCGATCGGGCTTATCCATGTGGATGATGAGGACGGGGACAAGTCCTACATCTTCAACATGTCGATCCTGGATATCGACCTAGACGAAGTCGGTTGA
- a CDS encoding DUF6949 family protein, which produces MTKELLTAAFCIATGLCVAGAGTHLYQWLAKQQAMLRYDGKTFVNSLGNLAMSFICGPYIMLQMGWRQDEGGALSTTSALVSAVVAFSWAFITGLLFLGIYVVTRF; this is translated from the coding sequence ATGACCAAGGAATTGCTGACGGCGGCGTTTTGTATTGCCACGGGCCTGTGCGTCGCCGGGGCCGGCACCCATCTCTACCAGTGGCTCGCCAAGCAGCAGGCCATGCTGCGTTATGACGGCAAGACCTTCGTCAATTCGCTGGGCAATCTTGCCATGAGTTTCATATGCGGCCCCTACATCATGCTGCAGATGGGCTGGCGGCAGGATGAGGGCGGCGCGCTCTCGACGACGTCAGCGCTGGTTTCAGCGGTCGTCGCCTTCAGCTGGGCGTTCATCACAGGCCTGCTGTTCCTGGGAATCTATGTGGTGACCCGTTTCTGA
- a CDS encoding alpha/beta fold hydrolase, producing MAFACKQQDLAVPTFQSDGLTLAFDVAGDGKPVLCIHGFASSGKVNWIDTGWVETLVGAGYRAITLDNRGHGRSDKPYDPDRYYPQDMARDAVALLDHLGIERAAVLGYSMGARISAFMAYEYEQRVACAIFGGMGMNLINGLSDGNDIISGLLAPDLAGLTHPTARQFRIFADHTGADRQALAACMETSRQPMARADVRRINVPVLVAVGEADEMAGPPGPLAELLPEGEAFVIPKRDHMRATGDKAFKTAALEFLSRTFPE from the coding sequence TTGGCCTTTGCCTGCAAGCAACAGGATCTCGCTGTGCCCACATTCCAGTCCGACGGTTTGACCCTCGCTTTCGACGTGGCGGGGGACGGCAAACCGGTCCTGTGCATCCACGGATTTGCCTCGAGTGGAAAGGTGAACTGGATCGACACCGGTTGGGTCGAGACCCTGGTCGGGGCCGGGTACCGCGCGATCACACTCGACAACCGCGGGCATGGACGCTCGGACAAGCCTTATGACCCAGACCGGTATTATCCCCAGGACATGGCACGGGATGCCGTGGCGCTGCTCGATCATCTGGGAATCGAGCGGGCGGCCGTGCTCGGCTATTCGATGGGTGCGCGGATCAGCGCCTTCATGGCCTATGAGTACGAGCAGCGCGTCGCCTGCGCCATCTTCGGCGGCATGGGGATGAACCTGATCAATGGCCTGAGTGATGGCAATGACATCATTTCAGGCCTCCTGGCGCCCGACCTGGCGGGGCTGACTCATCCGACTGCGCGGCAGTTCCGGATTTTTGCCGACCACACGGGTGCCGATCGGCAAGCTCTGGCGGCCTGCATGGAAACCTCGCGCCAGCCCATGGCCAGGGCCGACGTGCGGCGGATCAATGTCCCGGTACTGGTTGCCGTGGGAGAAGCGGACGAGATGGCCGGTCCGCCGGGACCTTTGGCCGAGCTGCTGCCAGAAGGTGAAGCCTTTGTCATTCCCAAGCGCGACCATATGCGGGCTACGGGCGACAAGGCGTTCAAAACTGCGGCGCTGGAGTTCCTGAGCAGGACATTTCCTGAGTGA
- a CDS encoding zinc-finger domain-containing protein, whose amino-acid sequence MAHGTTPHFHNTEGLRQIEVGSKEFQCVGALPPFDHPHIYLDMGKDNEIVCPYCSTHYVFNSKLAAGTANPLSAIFHADAA is encoded by the coding sequence ATGGCACACGGCACCACGCCCCATTTCCACAACACCGAAGGGCTTCGCCAGATCGAAGTCGGGTCCAAGGAATTCCAGTGCGTCGGCGCCCTGCCGCCTTTCGACCACCCTCATATCTACCTCGACATGGGCAAGGACAACGAGATCGTTTGCCCTTATTGTTCAACGCATTACGTGTTTAACTCCAAGCTGGCAGCCGGCACCGCCAACCCGCTCTCCGCCATTTTCCACGCCGACGCCGCCTAA